The DNA region CACGTCGTCGTCGTAAAAAATATCTTAAGTTAGCAAAAGGTTACTTCGGTGCGAAGTCTAAATTATACAAAACAGCTAAACAAGCTGTAATGAAATCTCATACTTACGCATACCGTGACCGTCGTCAAAAGAAACGTGACTTCCGTCGTTTATGGATTACACGTATTAATGCAGCTGCTCGTATGAACGGAATGAGCTACAGCACATTAATCAACGGCTTAAAAGTTGCTAACATCGACATGAACCGTAAAATGTTAGCTGAATTAGCAGTTAACGATGCTGATGCATTTGCAGCTATCTGCGAACAAGCGAAAGCAGCTTTAAACAAATAAATCAGACAATCAAAGTCCACGTAGCACCAGCTTTTAGCGAGTGTCTACTGGACTTTTTTGTTTATGAGCTAAAAATGTTTTGGTGTTCTATTTATACTATCAAGGGTTATGAAATATTCGTATTATCCAAATCACTTAACACTTGGTAAAATATGTGTTAGAAAAGCCGTGAGCCATTTTCCCAAAAAATGAATCATGAATATTAGAGGATGATAGAAAATGCTATTGCCTAGTGGCGGATTCAACCAAGATTAGACTAAAGTAAGTCATCTTATGATAGAATGAAGCGATAGCGTCAAAAGGAAAAATTTATAAGTTAATGTAGAGGTGAAGCAGATGTCAATTATCGACTTAAAAGACGTCGCGGTAAAATTTGATACACCAAATGGTACCGTTGATGCAGTAAAAGATGTCAATATTTCAATCGCTGAGGGCGAAATATTTGGCGTGATTGGTTACTCTGGTGCTGGTAAATCCACACTGGTTCGTACCATAAACCGCTTGCAACCAGTAACTTCTGGGCAAGTAATTGTAAATGATAAAGAAATCAATGCCTTATCAGAAGCAGAATTACGTGCTTCTCGTAAGAAAATCGGGATGATCTTCCAACACTTTAATTTAATGAATGCGAGAACGGTTGAGGGCAATGTCCTTTTCCCATTGAAGGATTCTAAATTATCTAAGGAAGAGAAGAAACAGAAAGTACATGAGTTGTTGGAATTAGTTGGATTAGCTGACCGTAAAGATGCTTACCCAAGCCAACTATCTGGGGGACAGAAACAACGTGTAGCGATTGCGAGAGCCTTGGCTAACGATCCAGATGTCTTATTATGTGACGAGGCGACTTCTGCCTTAGACCCCAAAACAACTTCATCAATCCTTGAATTATTGAAAGAATTGAATGAACGCTTAAACCTAACAATTGTCATCATTACCCACGAAATGCACGTTATCAAAGAAATTTGTAACCGTGTGGCGGTAATGGAGCATGGTGTGGTTGTTGAACAAGATACGATTTTCAATATCTTCAGAAATCCACAACAAAAATTGACCAAAGACTTTATCGAGTCTGCGTCACCAATTGAAAAGGGCATTCAAGAAGTTTTAAGCAAACCAGAATTATTGAATATTCACCCAGCTGACCGCGTAATCCGCGTGACCTTCTCAGGTGCTTCAACTGGTGATCCGTTAATTTCAAAATTAACAGAGCAATTCCAAGTGAAAGCCAACATCTTATTCGGTAATATTGAAATCTTACAAGATATTCCAGTGGGTACTTTGCTACTAAGCCTAAGTGGTGAAGATGCGAAAGTACAAGAAGCCATTGACTTTATTACTTACGAAGGTATTACTTTAGAAGAATACAAAATCGAAGACGACCACTATATTCAAGAGGAGGTTGATGCATAATGAATTTTATCGAAAGTATCTTACCAAATGCAGCAAGCATTCCTGATGAATTTCTAGAAGCAACAATTGAAACACTTTATATGACACTTTGGACTGCCGGACTTGGATTTGTTCTTGGTCTTGGGCTAGGTGTTTGGTTAGTCTTAACCCAACCTAAAGGATTAAAAGCCAACGCTGCCGTTTACGGTGTCTTAGACAAGTTTGTGAATATTTTCCGGTCTATTCCATTCGTTATTATGATTGCCTTACTAGTTAATATCACTAGACTCATCGCTGGTACTTCAATTGGTACAACTGCAGCAATCGTGCCATTAGTCGTAGCTACTGTGCCATTCTATGCTCGTCAGATTCAAAATGCCTTGGTAGAAGTTAACCCAGGCGTGATCGAAGCGGCACAAGCGATGGGCTTGTCTACTGGAGATATTGTCTTCAGAGTTTACTTAAAAGAAGCCTTACCAGGTATTATCCGTGTATCTGCATTGTCAATTATCAATGTGATTGGATTAACAGCTATGGCCGGAACTATCGGTGGTGGTGGTCTTGGTAACTTGGCTATCACACGCGGATATAACCGATTCCAAACAGATGTAACGATTATTTCTACAATCATTATCCTAATTATTGTCTTTATCTCTCAAGCTATCGCTGATCGCTTGGTGAAAAAAGTAGAGCACTAAAAAATCTGTCACTAATCAAATTTTGGAGGAGAATTATGATGAATAACAAATTTAAATTATCTGCAACAATCTTTGCTTCAATCATTGCTTTAGCTGCTTGTGGTACAACTGGTAACGAAAGTGATTCAGCTGCATCAGAATCTGCAACTGAAGAACAAGCTGAATACACTGTTGGTGTCGTTGGTGATACTGAACGTTTAGTATGGGAAGACGTTGCTGAACGTGTAGCAGATGAAGGCATCACCTTAAATGTTGAAACCTTTACTGATTACGTTACACCAAATACTGCCTTAGTTGATGGTTCCTTAGACTTAAATGCTTTCCAACATTTAGCTTACTTAGCCGAATTTGTGGCATCAAATGATGCTGACCTACAACCAGTTGGTTATACTTATATCTCTCCAATGGGTGCATATTCAGACTCACTTGAAAGTATCGAAGATTTAGCTGATGGTGGATCAGTGGTTATCCCAAATGACGTGACAAATGGTGGTCGTGCTTTACTATTAT from Aerococcus urinaeequi includes:
- a CDS encoding methionine ABC transporter permease is translated as MMNFIESILPNAASIPDEFLEATIETLYMTLWTAGLGFVLGLGLGVWLVLTQPKGLKANAAVYGVLDKFVNIFRSIPFVIMIALLVNITRLIAGTSIGTTAAIVPLVVATVPFYARQIQNALVEVNPGVIEAAQAMGLSTGDIVFRVYLKEALPGIIRVSALSIINVIGLTAMAGTIGGGGLGNLAITRGYNRFQTDVTIISTIIILIIVFISQAIADRLVKKVEH
- the rplT gene encoding 50S ribosomal protein L20, which encodes MARVKGGTVTRRRRKKYLKLAKGYFGAKSKLYKTAKQAVMKSHTYAYRDRRQKKRDFRRLWITRINAAARMNGMSYSTLINGLKVANIDMNRKMLAELAVNDADAFAAICEQAKAALNK
- a CDS encoding MetQ/NlpA family ABC transporter substrate-binding protein codes for the protein MMNNKFKLSATIFASIIALAACGTTGNESDSAASESATEEQAEYTVGVVGDTERLVWEDVAERVADEGITLNVETFTDYVTPNTALVDGSLDLNAFQHLAYLAEFVASNDADLQPVGYTYISPMGAYSDSLESIEDLADGGSVVIPNDVTNGGRALLLLELAGILEIDDAAGITPSVEDITANPKNIEITEVDAAQVPRSLADADLVVANTNYAVDAGLVPEEDSIFLDTDDLGSLGAQYKNAVVVRSEDAENEDIQTIVKAYQSDETAAKIDEVTSGADQPAWTDNDDIQADFDEVVGQTEPAE
- a CDS encoding methionine ABC transporter ATP-binding protein, which codes for MSIIDLKDVAVKFDTPNGTVDAVKDVNISIAEGEIFGVIGYSGAGKSTLVRTINRLQPVTSGQVIVNDKEINALSEAELRASRKKIGMIFQHFNLMNARTVEGNVLFPLKDSKLSKEEKKQKVHELLELVGLADRKDAYPSQLSGGQKQRVAIARALANDPDVLLCDEATSALDPKTTSSILELLKELNERLNLTIVIITHEMHVIKEICNRVAVMEHGVVVEQDTIFNIFRNPQQKLTKDFIESASPIEKGIQEVLSKPELLNIHPADRVIRVTFSGASTGDPLISKLTEQFQVKANILFGNIEILQDIPVGTLLLSLSGEDAKVQEAIDFITYEGITLEEYKIEDDHYIQEEVDA